One segment of Acidimicrobiia bacterium DNA contains the following:
- a CDS encoding FMN-binding protein, with amino-acid sequence MTVATVPPQSTDSHNDPALGERMEQLARRSEAAKQAALNGATGSEGASVVPAGRIQPAKRKHAAGAARHLCLALSLLTTVVLTLTFSILSLPAIDQFALVTLPDLPATATGAASPSTIVTAPTQTTIVAAPIQTTVVAPIQTTFDGDLVSTRWGSLQVQAEFKNGVLEDVITLAHPDGDRTSVSINQQVLPVLRARVLTAQSADVDTISGASITSRAYKTSLQSAIDAARSAGATNL; translated from the coding sequence ATGACGGTCGCAACCGTTCCTCCCCAATCAACGGATTCTCACAACGACCCGGCACTCGGCGAACGCATGGAACAACTTGCTCGACGATCAGAAGCCGCCAAACAAGCCGCACTGAACGGGGCCACCGGGTCTGAGGGTGCTTCTGTCGTCCCGGCCGGCCGGATCCAACCAGCCAAGCGCAAGCACGCCGCCGGCGCCGCCCGCCATCTCTGCCTTGCCCTCAGTCTGCTCACGACGGTGGTGCTGACCCTTACGTTTTCGATTCTCAGCTTGCCGGCCATCGACCAGTTTGCCCTGGTCACCCTCCCGGACCTACCTGCCACCGCAACCGGGGCGGCTTCACCCTCCACCATCGTCACAGCGCCGACTCAGACAACCATCGTCGCAGCTCCAATTCAGACAACCGTCGTCGCACCAATCCAGACCACGTTCGATGGTGATCTTGTCTCGACCCGCTGGGGATCACTTCAGGTTCAAGCCGAATTCAAGAATGGCGTGCTCGAAGACGTCATTACGCTCGCTCACCCGGACGGCGATCGAACGAGTGTCTCGATCAATCAGCAGGTCCTTCCGGTGTTACGCGCCCGGGTTCTGACCGCTCAGAGCGCCGACGTCGACACCATCTCCGGGGCATCGATCACCAGCCGCGCATACAAAACATCCCTGCAATCGGCCATCGATGCAGCCCGATCGGCCGGGGCGACCAACCTATGA
- a CDS encoding FMN-binding protein, whose translation MAAPVVSTFNGDVVRTRWGPVQVQAQFKNGVLEDVVTLVYPNDRGTSIYINQQALPMLRSEVLTAQSARVDTISGASVTSRGYVTSLQSAIDAAQAAGATNL comes from the coding sequence GTGGCCGCGCCGGTCGTCAGCACGTTCAACGGTGACGTCGTCCGGACTCGCTGGGGTCCGGTCCAGGTTCAAGCCCAGTTCAAGAACGGGGTCCTCGAAGACGTAGTCACCCTTGTCTATCCAAACGACCGCGGGACCAGCATCTACATCAATCAACAAGCCCTCCCGATGTTGCGGTCCGAAGTCCTGACGGCTCAAAGCGCCCGCGTTGACACCATCTCCGGAGCCTCGGTCACCAGTCGCGGATACGTAACTTCTCTGCAGTCGGCGATCGATGCAGCCCAAGCAGCGGGTGCGACCAACCTCTGA
- a CDS encoding ferric reductase-like transmembrane domain-containing protein, whose protein sequence is MNDLWLNLSRATGIVATLLAVAALVWGFFFSARNFGDTYKPAWWLDLHNWLGGIALIFTAAHLITVYVTPDSGIGLIQIFIPNTAIGEQWPITWGVVAAYLFAITVFTSWPKKRFRRWLWRTIHLTSILGTALALIHAYQLGPDTQYLAFRVAFVASIAVGLYAVFRRLVGIALKVSRARNSSLARFKLVVITSGDEHDNRSSPTDGSSSRSGTRRTYGTTCSTFKSSQRSRLEQGDRVGCPLCRPGPPDQTQARRPIRSLPIAGAKPPRNGCSDGRLFDTQLAEHRSIRLGRRPYTIRRHQLNTFGRLDSNDRGRAGRQHVQR, encoded by the coding sequence GTGAACGATCTTTGGTTGAATCTGAGCAGGGCGACCGGCATCGTTGCCACGTTGCTGGCAGTCGCCGCTCTCGTGTGGGGCTTCTTCTTTTCGGCCCGCAACTTTGGCGACACCTACAAACCAGCCTGGTGGCTCGACCTTCACAACTGGCTTGGTGGCATCGCGCTCATCTTCACGGCAGCCCATCTCATCACCGTATATGTCACTCCCGACTCGGGGATCGGACTCATCCAGATTTTCATCCCGAACACAGCCATTGGCGAGCAGTGGCCAATCACCTGGGGCGTGGTCGCCGCCTACCTGTTCGCCATAACGGTCTTCACCAGTTGGCCCAAAAAACGATTCCGCCGCTGGCTCTGGAGGACCATCCACCTGACTTCGATCCTGGGAACGGCTCTGGCCCTCATCCACGCCTACCAACTCGGCCCCGACACGCAATATCTGGCCTTCCGGGTGGCGTTTGTGGCTTCGATCGCCGTCGGCCTGTATGCGGTCTTCCGGCGTCTGGTTGGTATCGCCTTGAAGGTCTCACGCGCTCGTAATTCATCCTTAGCTCGTTTTAAGCTGGTGGTGATTACATCCGGTGATGAGCATGACAACCGTTCCTCCCCAACCGACGGAAGCTCCAGTCGATCCGGCACTCGCCGAACGTATGGAACAACTTGCTCAACGTTCAAAAGCAGCCAAAGAAGCCGCCTTGAACAGGGCGACCGGGTCGGATGCCCCCTCTGCCGACCCGGCCCGCCCGACCAGACGCAAGCACGCCGCCCGATCCGCTCGCTACCTATCGCTGGCGCTAAGCCTCCTCGCAACGGCTGTTCTGACGGTCGCCTTTTCGATACTCAGCTTGCCGAGCATCGATCAATTCGCCTTGGCCGCCGTCCCTACACAATCCGTCGCCACCAGCTCAACACCTTCGGTCGTCTCGACTCCAACGACCGTGGCCGCGCCGGTCGTCAGCACGTTCAACGGTGA
- a CDS encoding ABC transporter permease subunit, translating into MTTAPTSDGTILNRFGPYLVLLAVLVAIQLLVSTESFPALLDDFLKDPVDSLGAWGQLNRRTHPLFTQFFAPLTNTVDFGISTIEDILTWLPWYVIPAGLFALIARRRRFLDATVAATVMIYPGLVGLWEPTLETLALMSFAVFASAVIGIPLGIWAAFRPRVEAALRPFLDIMQTVPAFVYFLPLLVLFGIGKTNGAIATIIYALPPVVRLTTLGIRQVPAQSVEASNMFGASERQTLFKVQIPTAMPTILAGLSQTIMMALGIVVLAALVAAGGLGGLVLQSLNQRTTGRGIAVGLAIVAVAMLLDRVGRSLADGDRTKTLSRSAKLAWGISLVAGVLIGRWKEWDTFPTVWTTRIFDPIDTAVDWAIVNWSQYTRAVNDFVVGDIVVPVRSFLIDTVAWPVLIVLASYLVWRIAGPKLAAFTAAAMATIGLIGMWDLSIDTVVQVMIGVIIAILIAVPLGIMAGRNARVEAVLGPILDGLQTIPSLVYIIPVVTLFTLGPMPGIIASVLYAIVPGVRITALGIQNVPSESVEASQTFGATRVQTMLGVRIPLAAPTIMAGINQVIMMVLAMVIIAGLVGGGALGFETVRALTRNLYGHGFEVGLSIALIAMVLDRSTQALAQRFQPPAAT; encoded by the coding sequence GTGACGACGGCACCCACCAGCGACGGGACGATCCTCAATCGCTTCGGCCCCTATCTGGTATTACTGGCGGTACTCGTCGCCATTCAACTGCTGGTCAGCACCGAGTCCTTCCCTGCGTTGCTCGACGATTTCCTGAAGGATCCCGTCGATTCACTCGGAGCTTGGGGTCAGCTCAATCGGCGGACCCATCCCCTCTTCACCCAGTTCTTCGCACCGCTGACCAACACCGTCGATTTTGGTATCAGCACGATCGAGGACATTCTCACCTGGCTGCCCTGGTATGTGATCCCCGCCGGCCTCTTTGCTCTGATTGCTCGGCGTCGTCGTTTTCTGGACGCGACGGTGGCGGCTACCGTAATGATCTATCCGGGTCTCGTTGGACTCTGGGAGCCGACCCTGGAAACGCTGGCGCTCATGTCGTTTGCCGTGTTCGCCTCGGCTGTGATCGGCATCCCCCTGGGTATCTGGGCCGCGTTCCGCCCTCGGGTCGAGGCAGCCCTAAGGCCGTTCCTCGACATCATGCAGACCGTCCCGGCCTTCGTCTATTTCCTCCCGTTGCTGGTTCTGTTCGGGATCGGCAAAACCAACGGCGCAATTGCCACCATCATTTACGCCTTGCCCCCCGTGGTACGACTCACCACACTGGGGATCCGACAAGTTCCCGCTCAATCCGTCGAAGCCTCCAATATGTTCGGTGCGTCGGAGCGGCAAACGCTTTTCAAAGTACAGATCCCGACGGCCATGCCGACGATCCTGGCAGGGCTCAGTCAAACGATCATGATGGCACTGGGTATCGTCGTGCTGGCTGCCCTCGTGGCCGCCGGAGGCCTCGGTGGGCTTGTGTTGCAGAGTCTGAATCAGCGAACCACCGGCCGCGGGATCGCCGTTGGGTTGGCAATCGTGGCCGTGGCCATGCTCCTCGACCGGGTCGGCAGATCGCTGGCCGACGGCGATCGCACCAAGACCCTGTCGCGCAGCGCCAAGTTGGCATGGGGCATCAGCCTCGTCGCCGGCGTACTCATAGGCCGCTGGAAAGAATGGGACACCTTCCCGACGGTATGGACAACTCGCATCTTCGATCCGATCGACACCGCAGTCGACTGGGCGATAGTCAACTGGTCGCAATACACCCGCGCGGTCAACGACTTCGTCGTAGGGGATATCGTTGTGCCCGTTCGGAGTTTCCTTATCGATACCGTGGCCTGGCCGGTCCTGATCGTCCTGGCCAGCTATCTGGTCTGGCGCATCGCCGGGCCAAAGCTCGCCGCGTTCACCGCGGCCGCCATGGCAACGATTGGACTGATCGGGATGTGGGATCTGTCGATCGATACGGTCGTTCAGGTGATGATCGGTGTGATTATTGCGATTCTTATCGCTGTCCCGCTGGGAATTATGGCTGGCCGCAACGCCAGGGTTGAGGCGGTGTTAGGCCCAATCCTTGACGGTCTGCAAACGATTCCGTCTTTGGTCTATATCATTCCCGTCGTCACGCTGTTCACTCTGGGCCCGATGCCAGGCATCATCGCGTCGGTCCTCTACGCAATCGTCCCTGGCGTGCGAATCACGGCACTTGGCATTCAAAACGTACCGTCGGAAAGCGTCGAAGCTTCCCAAACGTTTGGCGCGACCCGGGTGCAAACCATGCTCGGCGTGCGAATTCCGCTCGCCGCCCCCACGATCATGGCTGGTATCAATCAGGTGATCATGATGGTCCTCGCCATGGTCATCATCGCCGGGTTGGTCGGCGGCGGCGCACTCGGCTTCGAAACAGTACGGGCGCTCACTCGCAACCTGTACGGACACGGGTTCGAGGTCGGCTTGTCCATTGCGCTGATCGCCATGGTCCTCGACCGAAGCACCCAGGCACTGGCGCAGCGTTTCCAACCCCCGGCCGCCACCTAG
- a CDS encoding glycine betaine/L-proline ABC transporter ATP-binding protein, translating into MTDPAPSDQTALSAEHVWKVFGSKPERAVELAESGESRSDVLEATGCTIAVRDVSFAVKPGETFVVMGLSGSGKSTLIRCVARLIESTKGTVTVDGEDFTAMNATELREVRRKKLSMVFQHFGLFSHRRVIDNACYGLEIQGVPKAERHERALEILGVVGLSGFEYHYPQQLSGGMQQRVGLARALCVDPEILFFDEPFSALDPLIRRDMQDELIRLQETMKRTIVFITHDFAEAIKLGDRIAIMKDGAFDQVGTAAELIRNPATAYVREFTEDIPKAKVLTARDIMTSGGDSTRRVESSATVYSLVPLLLNDPMPIAVTEDGFVIGQVDRESVATLMDEA; encoded by the coding sequence ATGACCGATCCTGCACCATCCGATCAGACCGCTCTTTCTGCCGAGCACGTATGGAAGGTATTCGGGTCAAAACCAGAACGAGCCGTCGAGTTGGCCGAGTCAGGCGAGAGTCGCTCGGACGTCTTGGAGGCTACGGGATGCACGATTGCAGTCCGCGATGTCTCCTTCGCGGTCAAGCCAGGCGAGACGTTTGTGGTCATGGGACTGTCCGGATCCGGCAAGTCCACCCTCATACGCTGTGTCGCCCGACTGATCGAGTCCACCAAGGGGACTGTCACCGTCGACGGTGAGGACTTCACCGCGATGAACGCCACCGAACTGCGTGAGGTGCGGCGTAAGAAGCTTTCAATGGTGTTTCAGCACTTCGGTCTCTTTTCACACCGCCGGGTGATCGACAACGCGTGCTACGGCCTCGAAATTCAGGGAGTGCCCAAGGCGGAGCGACACGAGCGAGCCCTTGAGATACTGGGCGTGGTCGGGCTATCCGGGTTTGAGTACCACTATCCTCAGCAGCTGTCCGGAGGCATGCAACAGCGAGTAGGACTCGCCCGAGCGTTGTGCGTCGACCCGGAGATCTTGTTCTTCGACGAGCCGTTCTCGGCACTGGATCCGCTCATCCGCCGAGACATGCAGGACGAACTCATTCGGCTCCAGGAAACCATGAAACGCACGATCGTCTTTATCACCCATGACTTCGCAGAGGCCATCAAACTGGGCGATCGCATTGCCATCATGAAGGACGGGGCTTTCGACCAGGTCGGCACGGCGGCCGAGCTTATTCGTAATCCGGCAACCGCCTATGTGCGGGAGTTCACCGAAGACATCCCAAAAGCCAAGGTTCTTACCGCTCGGGACATCATGACCTCGGGTGGCGATTCAACTCGCCGCGTGGAGTCGAGTGCCACGGTGTACTCCCTGGTTCCCTTGCTGCTCAATGACCCAATGCCCATTGCCGTGACCGAAGACGGGTTCGTGATCGGGCAGGTTGACCGCGAGTCCGTTGCCACGCTCATGGACGAGGCGTGA
- a CDS encoding DUF885 domain-containing protein yields the protein MGIAELSNQYWDLQMRFAPENATMYGDHRFDSEISDVTPDSLSRVMVELRDVARQAETIIPGSLSKQDRITRQMLIDAVDSSETAIDELGLMLRIDPMLGVHSMLIAGSSMTVADQPEHANMLLERYRKVGGLVEGHLAWHLKGLAQGKVSPTGNIERSLAQMDTYLASSLETDPFINIVVPEWSGKDAWIAAMTDVVKTSVRPAIQKYRDTIRDEIAPHGRSQDRAGLSWVDGGAEYYERLIKDFTTVALTADEIHEIGLEEMAHSLEEFSMYGQAALGISALPALFDRLRTDETLRFDSTEELMEFNRTVITKAEALASDWFGHLPQAPCEMAEIPASLAPNMPPAYYFPPPADGSRPGTYFINTANPKTVHRFDMVATAAHEAVPGHHLQCAINAEAGDLPMFRRYGLVVAYSEGWGLYSERLADEMGLYESDLDRIGMVAADAWRAARLVVDTGIHAKGWSRDQAIAYMTENTPIKHDTVAIEVDRYIGFPGQALTYKIGQREFRRLRSMAEDRLGDRFDIRSFHDTVLTNGAVTLPVLAGLVEEWIASIV from the coding sequence GTGGGGATCGCCGAACTCTCAAACCAGTACTGGGATCTCCAGATGCGCTTCGCTCCGGAAAACGCCACGATGTACGGTGATCACCGGTTTGATTCCGAGATCAGCGACGTAACTCCCGACAGTCTTTCCCGGGTCATGGTCGAGCTGCGCGATGTCGCCCGACAGGCTGAGACGATCATTCCTGGCAGCTTGTCCAAACAGGACCGCATCACCCGTCAAATGCTCATTGACGCGGTCGATTCGTCCGAAACGGCCATTGACGAACTCGGTCTCATGCTCCGCATCGACCCGATGCTCGGCGTTCATTCAATGCTCATCGCCGGATCGAGCATGACCGTGGCGGATCAACCCGAACACGCCAACATGCTTTTGGAGCGGTACCGCAAAGTCGGCGGTCTCGTCGAAGGGCATTTGGCGTGGCACCTCAAAGGGTTGGCACAGGGGAAGGTTTCCCCGACGGGAAACATCGAACGGTCCCTTGCCCAAATGGACACCTACCTCGCCTCCTCGCTCGAAACCGACCCTTTCATCAATATCGTTGTCCCCGAGTGGAGCGGAAAGGACGCCTGGATCGCCGCCATGACCGACGTCGTCAAAACGTCGGTGCGGCCCGCGATACAAAAATATCGCGACACCATCAGGGACGAGATCGCACCGCATGGGCGCTCTCAAGACCGGGCCGGACTCAGTTGGGTCGATGGTGGCGCCGAGTACTACGAACGCCTCATCAAGGACTTCACGACGGTCGCGCTGACGGCCGACGAAATCCATGAAATCGGGCTGGAGGAAATGGCGCACAGTCTGGAAGAGTTTTCCATGTATGGGCAGGCGGCGCTCGGCATTTCGGCGCTCCCCGCTCTCTTTGATCGCCTCAGGACCGACGAAACCCTGCGGTTCGACTCAACCGAAGAACTCATGGAGTTCAACCGAACGGTCATTACGAAAGCCGAAGCACTGGCCTCCGACTGGTTCGGTCATCTCCCTCAAGCACCGTGTGAGATGGCAGAAATCCCGGCGTCGCTAGCTCCGAATATGCCGCCAGCCTATTACTTCCCTCCCCCGGCCGATGGTTCTCGACCGGGGACGTATTTCATCAACACCGCGAATCCGAAAACGGTCCATCGTTTCGACATGGTGGCGACGGCAGCTCACGAGGCAGTGCCAGGCCACCACCTCCAGTGCGCCATCAACGCCGAAGCCGGCGACCTGCCTATGTTCCGCCGATACGGTCTCGTTGTGGCGTACTCGGAAGGGTGGGGCTTGTATTCCGAACGTCTCGCCGACGAAATGGGCCTCTATGAGAGTGACCTCGATCGCATCGGCATGGTGGCCGCCGACGCCTGGCGGGCGGCTCGTCTGGTCGTCGACACGGGAATCCACGCCAAAGGATGGTCGCGAGATCAGGCGATCGCCTACATGACCGAGAACACGCCCATCAAACACGACACCGTGGCAATCGAAGTCGATCGGTACATCGGCTTCCCTGGCCAAGCACTCACGTACAAGATCGGTCAGCGGGAGTTCAGACGACTGCGGTCTATGGCCGAGGACCGACTTGGTGACCGCTTCGATATTCGCAGCTTCCACGACACCGTCTTGACGAACGGGGCGGTTACGTTGCCAGTGCTGGCAGGCCTGGTCGAAGAATGGATCGCGTCGATCGTCTAG